One Streptococcus sp. zg-86 DNA window includes the following coding sequences:
- a CDS encoding N-acetyldiaminopimelate deacetylase, whose amino-acid sequence MLDLIAIRRALHQIPEIGMEEFKTHAFLMETLATLLKDCSFAQIRTWETGILVYLTGTIGEKTIGWRTDIDGLPIVEETGLDFASTHDGRMHACGHDVHMTIALGVLEQMIAQQPRQNMLFLFQPAEENLAGGMLMYEAGAFGEWLPDEFYGLHVRPDLKVGQIATNRATLFAGTCEVKIRFIGRGGHAAFPHTANDALVAASYFITQVQSVVSRNVDPIEGAVVTFGSMHAGTTNNVIAETAFLHGTIRSLTQEMSLLVQKRVREVAQGIAASFGLEVEIELNQGGYLPVENNPQLAGELMTYFEAIPEVEVIDCPPAMTGEDFGYLLSKVPGVMFWLGVDTPYPLHNPRLSPKEEAIPFAVEHLVAFLRYKVEE is encoded by the coding sequence ATGCTTGATTTGATTGCGATTCGGCGTGCTTTGCACCAAATTCCTGAAATTGGAATGGAAGAGTTCAAGACCCATGCCTTTCTCATGGAGACTCTTGCTACTCTCTTAAAAGATTGTTCCTTTGCCCAGATTCGAACGTGGGAAACTGGGATTCTCGTTTATTTGACAGGAACAATTGGAGAAAAAACGATTGGCTGGCGGACAGATATTGATGGTCTCCCAATTGTTGAGGAGACAGGGCTTGATTTTGCTTCGACCCATGATGGTCGTATGCATGCGTGTGGGCATGATGTTCATATGACGATTGCTCTGGGAGTGTTGGAGCAGATGATTGCCCAACAGCCTCGTCAGAATATGCTCTTTTTGTTCCAACCTGCGGAGGAAAATCTTGCAGGAGGAATGCTGATGTATGAAGCGGGAGCTTTTGGTGAGTGGTTGCCGGATGAGTTTTACGGTTTGCATGTGCGACCGGATTTGAAAGTAGGACAAATTGCGACCAATCGTGCGACTCTCTTTGCCGGTACTTGTGAGGTGAAGATTCGCTTTATTGGACGTGGTGGTCACGCGGCCTTTCCTCATACGGCAAATGATGCCTTGGTGGCTGCGAGTTATTTCATCACGCAGGTCCAATCGGTGGTTAGCCGAAATGTCGATCCAATTGAGGGGGCGGTTGTCACTTTTGGCTCCATGCATGCGGGAACAACCAATAATGTCATTGCAGAAACTGCCTTTTTGCATGGAACAATTCGCTCTTTGACTCAAGAAATGAGCTTATTGGTCCAAAAACGAGTGCGAGAAGTAGCACAAGGGATTGCTGCTTCATTCGGTCTTGAAGTTGAGATTGAATTGAATCAAGGTGGTTACTTGCCTGTGGAAAATAATCCACAATTGGCTGGCGAGTTAATGACTTATTTTGAGGCAATTCCTGAAGTTGAAGTGATCGATTGTCCCCCTGCTATGACAGGGGAGGATTTTGGTTATCTACTCAGCAAGGTGCCTGGTGTGATGTTTTGGCTAGGAGTAGATACTCCGTACCCTCTGCACAATCCACGCTTAAGTCCCAAGGAAGAAGCCATTCCTTTTGCGGTTGAACATTTGGTAGCGTTTTTGAGATATAAGGTAGAAGAGTAA
- the galU gene encoding UTP--glucose-1-phosphate uridylyltransferase GalU, translating to MTQKVRKAVIPAAGLGTRFLPATKALAKEMLPIVDKPTLQFILEEALKSGIEDILVVTNKAKRSIEDHFDSNFELEYNLKEKEKNDLLKLVDEATAIRLHFIRQSYPRGLGDAVLQAKAFVGNEPFVVMLGDDLMDITNPNAVPLTKQLMDDYEKTHASTIAVMPVPHEEVSAYGVIAPQGEGINGLYSVDTFVEKPAPDEAPSDLAIIGRYLLTPEIFAILENQAPGAGNEIQLTDAIDTLNKTQRVFAREFKGDRYDVGDKFGFMKTSIDYALQHPQVKDDLKQYLIELGKKLDDTK from the coding sequence ATGACACAAAAAGTTAGAAAAGCTGTCATTCCAGCCGCTGGTTTGGGAACTCGCTTCCTACCTGCCACCAAAGCCTTGGCAAAAGAAATGTTGCCAATCGTAGACAAACCAACGCTACAATTCATTCTAGAAGAAGCGCTAAAGTCTGGAATTGAAGACATCCTAGTTGTCACCAATAAAGCGAAACGTTCAATTGAAGATCACTTTGATTCCAACTTTGAATTGGAATACAATCTGAAAGAAAAAGAGAAAAATGATCTCTTAAAACTAGTAGATGAAGCAACTGCTATTCGCTTACATTTCATTCGCCAAAGTTATCCACGTGGACTAGGAGATGCTGTTTTACAAGCCAAAGCCTTTGTCGGAAATGAACCATTCGTTGTCATGTTAGGTGATGACTTAATGGATATTACCAATCCAAATGCTGTACCATTGACTAAACAACTAATGGACGACTACGAGAAAACCCATGCTTCGACTATTGCTGTCATGCCTGTTCCTCATGAAGAAGTCTCTGCTTATGGTGTCATTGCACCGCAAGGGGAAGGAATCAACGGTCTTTACAGCGTGGATACCTTTGTGGAAAAACCAGCTCCTGACGAAGCTCCGTCTGATCTAGCCATTATTGGGCGCTACCTCCTGACTCCAGAAATTTTTGCTATTTTAGAAAACCAAGCACCAGGTGCCGGAAACGAAATTCAGCTGACAGATGCCATTGATACACTCAATAAGACTCAACGTGTCTTTGCTCGTGAATTTAAGGGAGACCGCTATGATGTTGGCGACAAATTTGGTTTCATGAAAACATCCATTGACTACGCCCTACAACACCCGCAGGTCAAAGATGACCTCAAACAATACCTGATTGAATTAGGCAAAAAACTAGACGATACCAAATAG
- a CDS encoding PASTA domain-containing protein — translation MAKKKLPVNGKMIGEVAKILDIIPDTTRVIGEAVHAVVPLVDKVLEQNYEKKNRLLRLPNLIDMNVQEAQEHLESLGFTVSKILAKPQQTYAKKRADEIVAMVPKSGNFEPGTLVKLYYVTPEIIEASDLSIPLPNLIGLSLDEAQEHVTKIGLKPIGIPLKAQAKYAHQQANLILDMQPKPNMLVTSVAKGSLVKLYYLTEEGLQTSKLLAQTANSKALSLPRFVQQVPKLLPKRKKR, via the coding sequence ATGGCGAAAAAGAAATTACCAGTCAATGGAAAAATGATTGGTGAGGTGGCGAAGATTTTGGATATTATTCCAGATACGACTCGAGTTATCGGAGAAGCTGTCCATGCTGTCGTTCCGCTAGTAGATAAGGTTTTAGAACAAAATTATGAGAAGAAAAATCGCTTGCTTCGCCTGCCTAATCTGATAGATATGAATGTCCAGGAAGCTCAAGAACATTTGGAGAGTCTAGGCTTTACAGTCAGCAAGATTCTTGCGAAACCTCAGCAAACCTATGCAAAAAAACGTGCTGACGAAATAGTTGCTATGGTTCCAAAGTCAGGGAATTTTGAGCCAGGAACCTTAGTAAAACTGTATTATGTGACTCCAGAGATTATTGAAGCTAGTGACTTGAGCATTCCTTTGCCAAACCTCATTGGCTTGTCCTTAGATGAAGCACAAGAACATGTGACAAAGATTGGTTTAAAACCCATTGGCATTCCTCTAAAAGCTCAGGCGAAATATGCCCACCAGCAAGCAAATCTGATTCTAGATATGCAGCCTAAACCTAATATGCTTGTCACTAGTGTGGCAAAAGGAAGTTTGGTCAAACTGTATTACCTAACAGAAGAAGGTTTACAAACTAGCAAACTCTTAGCTCAGACTGCTAATAGCAAGGCACTGAGTCTTCCAAGATTTGTCCAACAGGTGCCAAAACTGCTTCCGAAAAGAAAGAAAAGATAA
- a CDS encoding BglG family transcription antiterminator produces the protein MLLDKSSLELLTYLMGLTNSQTVMSISRTMGQSRRKIYYHLEKINAALPRHIDPIVSLPRIGILLTDEQKVVCQVLLDNMDSYHYVMSMEERIQLMTIYIAITSERVTIEKLMALTDVSRNTVLNDLSEIRAQLTTEQFKVYLYATKSEGYFFKCHPLNKIQYIHSLLYEVFSNPNEGFLTILNEKVPYFEGCELLFAPEIVAFLAEQVNQLEIDLGKKINHYEIEFMLKVLPYLLLGYRNMVLKTSEQHEIEREFALIRKRIEYKAAQHLASSLAEKFAVGLDEIEISLIAMLLLSYRKDKDIHTNSQDFADIKATLERFVDEFLRCSAFEIDNRELLMRNLVMHAKAFLFRKTYGILSRNPLTRQIKQKYKDLFVTVKVAASYTLEEEWLVQMNDDDIAYFTIHIGGALKNKHIQSAAVREIYLVCDEGVGVQKLFYKQCQSYLPVDSIKAVFTTEQFHSVEDILEMDLLISTSDNLRASFPVLQVEPVLTYEDVMKINHFLTYHTMKETSRQFQPHLEQLLSRYITKKCDVQEALVKIQELIQDDLFLATVEDHSLKDLY, from the coding sequence ATGTTGCTAGATAAAAGCAGTTTGGAATTGCTAACTTATTTAATGGGATTGACCAACTCGCAAACGGTCATGAGCATTTCACGTACCATGGGTCAGTCTAGGCGTAAAATCTATTACCATCTGGAAAAAATTAACGCCGCACTCCCTAGACATATCGATCCGATTGTGAGTTTACCACGGATTGGGATTTTGCTGACGGATGAGCAAAAAGTTGTTTGTCAGGTCTTATTAGATAATATGGATTCGTACCATTATGTCATGAGTATGGAAGAACGGATTCAATTGATGACCATCTATATTGCCATCACCTCAGAGCGTGTGACGATTGAGAAACTCATGGCCTTGACCGATGTCTCTCGCAATACTGTTTTAAATGATTTAAGTGAAATTCGTGCCCAATTAACGACAGAGCAATTCAAGGTGTATCTCTATGCAACCAAGTCTGAAGGTTATTTTTTCAAATGTCACCCGCTTAATAAAATCCAGTATATCCACTCTCTTCTCTATGAAGTTTTTTCCAATCCAAATGAAGGCTTCCTAACGATTCTAAATGAGAAAGTTCCCTATTTTGAAGGCTGTGAATTACTCTTTGCTCCAGAAATTGTCGCTTTTTTAGCAGAACAGGTGAATCAATTAGAAATTGATTTGGGTAAGAAAATCAATCATTATGAAATTGAGTTTATGCTAAAGGTTTTGCCCTACTTGCTTTTGGGATACCGTAATATGGTCTTAAAAACGAGCGAACAACATGAAATTGAACGTGAATTTGCTCTCATTCGCAAGCGTATTGAATATAAAGCTGCCCAACATTTAGCTTCTTCCTTAGCAGAGAAGTTTGCGGTTGGCTTAGATGAAATTGAGATTTCTTTGATAGCCATGCTTCTTTTATCTTATCGAAAGGATAAGGATATTCATACCAATAGTCAAGACTTTGCTGATATCAAAGCGACTTTGGAGCGATTTGTTGATGAATTTTTACGCTGTTCTGCCTTTGAAATTGACAATCGAGAGCTACTTATGCGTAATCTGGTCATGCATGCAAAAGCCTTTCTCTTTCGTAAGACCTATGGCATTTTGTCACGCAATCCTCTTACTAGACAAATCAAACAAAAGTATAAAGATTTGTTTGTAACAGTGAAAGTGGCTGCTTCCTACACTTTGGAAGAAGAATGGCTCGTTCAAATGAATGATGATGATATTGCTTATTTTACCATTCATATTGGTGGCGCCTTAAAAAATAAGCATATTCAAAGTGCAGCTGTGCGGGAAATTTATCTTGTTTGTGACGAAGGTGTTGGTGTTCAAAAATTATTTTACAAGCAATGTCAATCCTATCTTCCGGTGGATAGTATCAAGGCTGTTTTTACAACCGAGCAGTTCCACAGTGTGGAGGATATTTTAGAAATGGATTTGCTGATTTCAACGAGTGACAATTTACGTGCTTCTTTTCCAGTCTTACAGGTAGAGCCTGTTTTGACTTATGAGGATGTCATGAAAATCAATCACTTTTTGACCTATCATACAATGAAGGAGACAAGCCGGCAGTTTCAACCACACTTAGAGCAACTTCTTTCCCGTTATATTACCAAGAAATGCGATGTACAAGAAGCCTTGGTCAAAATTCAAGAACTGATTCAAGATGACCTTTTCTTAGCCACTGTAGAAGATCATTCATTGAAAGATTTATATTGA
- a CDS encoding PASTA domain-containing protein, with product MLESWLWLAGSAILNGIDHIGKKEVPNVIELDLAEAKKHLTDMGFRVSAVLLKPERKYAKKRYNEVVDYSPGWVEKKGLVKIYYVDEEVVEASKKIGFFHR from the coding sequence ATGTTGGAATCATGGCTATGGTTGGCAGGAAGTGCTATTCTAAATGGGATTGACCATATTGGTAAAAAAGAAGTGCCCAATGTTATCGAGTTGGATTTGGCTGAAGCTAAGAAACACCTGACAGATATGGGCTTTCGAGTCAGCGCAGTCTTGCTCAAACCTGAGCGCAAGTATGCCAAGAAACGCTATAATGAAGTCGTTGATTACAGTCCAGGTTGGGTAGAGAAAAAGGGGCTTGTTAAGATCTACTATGTGGATGAAGAAGTTGTAGAAGCGAGCAAGAAAATTGGCTTTTTCCACCGCTGA
- a CDS encoding 5-formyltetrahydrofolate cyclo-ligase, producing MEKEAIRKEIIARLKTLSKQEIKRWSEWSCQAICSLSAYQEADTIATFLSMPHEMDTSFLIRQAQLDGKKIVVPKTYGKGRMVFVPYDENDLVLSSFGVWEPRSDAALDPSEIDVIHVPGLAWNQAGHRIGYGGGFYDRYLAQFQGMTVSTPHDFQRYEFREEEFDQAVRKVLYYETND from the coding sequence ATGGAAAAAGAAGCCATCCGTAAGGAAATTATTGCTCGATTAAAAACTCTGTCCAAGCAGGAAATCAAAAGGTGGAGTGAATGGTCCTGTCAAGCGATTTGTAGTTTATCAGCCTATCAAGAAGCCGATACGATTGCAACTTTTTTATCCATGCCACATGAAATGGATACCTCATTTTTGATTCGTCAGGCACAGCTGGACGGAAAGAAGATTGTGGTTCCAAAAACCTATGGTAAGGGGCGAATGGTCTTTGTTCCCTATGATGAGAATGACTTGGTTCTCAGTTCTTTTGGCGTTTGGGAGCCACGTTCAGATGCAGCTCTTGATCCGTCAGAGATTGATGTGATACATGTTCCAGGACTTGCTTGGAATCAGGCAGGCCATCGGATTGGATACGGTGGTGGATTTTATGATCGCTATTTGGCACAATTTCAAGGAATGACAGTGAGTACCCCGCATGATTTTCAACGGTATGAGTTTAGAGAAGAAGAGTTTGATCAAGCGGTGAGAAAGGTTTTATATTATGAAACAAATGATTAA
- the tkt gene encoding transketolase, translating to MSNLSVNAIRFLGIDAIEKSKSGHPGVVMGAAPMAYSLFTNQLAINPQVPNWINRDRFVLSAGHGSMLLYALLHLSGFEEVSMDEIKNFRQWGSKTPGHPEYGHTAGVDITTGPLGQGIATATGFAQAERFLAAKYNKEGYNLFDHYTYVICGDGDLMEGVSAEAASYAGLQKLDKLIVLYDSNDINLDGETKDSFTENVRARYEAYGWHTDLVTDGTDVVAINQAIETAKAAGKPALIEVKTIIGYGSPNKQGTNAVHGAPLGAEETEATRKALNWNFAPFEIPTEVYADFKEKVADRGQAAYVAWEQLVADYKAAYPELAEEVTAIIEGRDAAELKPSDFPVHEAGFSQATRNSSQDAINAAAKVLPTFLGGSADLAHSNMTYIKEDGLQDDAHRLNRNIQFGVREFAMGTVLNGMAAHGGLRVYGGTFFVFSDYVKAAIRLSALQGLPVTYVFTHDSIAVGEDGPTHEPIEHLAGLRAMPNLTVFRPADARETQAAWYLSLMSTSTPSALVLTRQNLTVEEGTDFDKVAKGAYVVYEEAGFDTILLASGSEVNLAVSAAKALAAEGIKVRVVSVPSTELFDAQDAAYKEEILPNAIRRRVAIEMGATQSWYKYVGLDGAVLGIDTFGASAPAAKVIEEYGFTVENVVKTVKGL from the coding sequence ATGTCAAACTTATCAGTAAATGCGATTCGTTTCCTTGGTATTGATGCCATTGAAAAATCAAAATCAGGCCACCCAGGGGTAGTGATGGGGGCTGCACCAATGGCTTATAGCCTATTTACCAATCAATTAGCAATTAATCCTCAAGTGCCAAACTGGATCAATCGTGACCGTTTTGTCTTGTCAGCAGGACACGGTTCTATGCTCCTTTATGCCCTTCTTCACTTATCTGGTTTTGAAGAAGTAAGCATGGATGAAATCAAGAATTTCCGTCAATGGGGTTCTAAAACACCAGGACATCCAGAATATGGTCATACTGCTGGAGTGGATATTACGACGGGTCCTCTTGGACAGGGAATTGCGACTGCTACAGGTTTTGCCCAAGCAGAGCGTTTCCTAGCAGCTAAGTACAATAAAGAAGGATATAACCTTTTTGACCACTATACCTATGTTATTTGTGGAGATGGTGACTTGATGGAAGGTGTCTCTGCCGAAGCGGCTTCTTATGCTGGTTTGCAAAAACTAGACAAGCTCATTGTCCTCTATGATTCAAATGATATTAACTTAGATGGGGAAACGAAAGATTCCTTTACAGAAAATGTTCGTGCCCGCTACGAAGCCTATGGCTGGCATACCGATCTTGTAACGGATGGGACAGATGTTGTCGCGATTAATCAGGCAATCGAAACAGCAAAAGCAGCAGGCAAGCCAGCTCTTATCGAAGTGAAAACGATTATCGGATATGGTTCTCCAAATAAGCAGGGGACAAATGCAGTACATGGCGCCCCACTCGGAGCAGAAGAGACAGAAGCAACTCGTAAAGCGTTAAACTGGAACTTTGCTCCATTTGAGATTCCAACAGAAGTGTATGCAGATTTCAAGGAAAAAGTCGCTGACCGTGGTCAAGCAGCTTACGTAGCATGGGAGCAGTTGGTAGCGGATTACAAGGCGGCCTATCCAGAATTGGCAGAAGAAGTGACTGCCATTATTGAAGGTCGCGATGCAGCAGAGTTGAAACCGAGCGATTTCCCAGTACATGAAGCAGGCTTCTCACAAGCCACTCGTAATTCAAGTCAAGATGCGATTAATGCAGCAGCTAAAGTTCTTCCAACTTTCTTGGGTGGTTCGGCTGACTTGGCTCATTCAAATATGACCTACATCAAGGAAGATGGTTTGCAAGACGACGCTCATCGCCTCAATCGCAATATTCAATTTGGTGTACGTGAATTTGCGATGGGAACTGTGTTGAACGGTATGGCAGCACACGGTGGACTTCGTGTTTATGGCGGTACCTTCTTTGTCTTCTCGGATTATGTGAAGGCAGCGATTCGTTTGTCAGCCCTTCAAGGACTTCCAGTAACCTATGTCTTTACACATGATTCAATTGCTGTTGGAGAAGATGGTCCAACGCATGAGCCAATTGAGCATTTGGCAGGACTTCGTGCGATGCCAAATTTGACGGTCTTTCGTCCAGCCGATGCGCGTGAAACACAGGCAGCATGGTACTTGTCATTGATGAGCACATCAACACCTTCAGCTCTCGTTCTCACTCGTCAAAATCTGACAGTAGAAGAAGGAACGGACTTTGACAAGGTGGCAAAAGGTGCTTATGTTGTTTACGAAGAAGCAGGATTTGATACCATTCTTCTTGCCTCTGGTTCAGAAGTCAACTTGGCAGTGAGTGCTGCGAAAGCCTTGGCAGCAGAAGGTATCAAGGTTCGTGTCGTCAGCGTGCCTTCGACAGAACTCTTTGACGCGCAAGATGCAGCCTATAAGGAAGAAATTCTACCAAATGCCATCCGTCGCCGTGTAGCCATTGAAATGGGTGCCACTCAAAGCTGGTACAAATATGTTGGTCTAGATGGTGCGGTACTTGGTATTGATACCTTTGGAGCTTCTGCGCCAGCAGCAAAAGTCATCGAAGAATATGGCTTTACTGTAGAAAATGTGGTAAAAACAGTTAAAGGATTGTAA
- a CDS encoding rhomboid family intramembrane serine protease yields the protein MKQMINTRHPVTNGLLLLTAVVFVAMQILRFGQATTAQTIYDFGGMYGLIVKVDPTQLWRLISPIFVHIGWEHFLFNSMTLYVFGYQMEAIFGSKRFFLLYLLAGVMGNLFILFLTPSAVAAGASTSLFGLFGAMVVLRFQSRNPYLQLLGQRYIALLLLNLALGLFNPEISLAGHVGGAVGGAIATVFLPTTSEPYLFTHQQRRMALGVYLLLVIGLVAISLGL from the coding sequence ATGAAACAAATGATTAATACACGCCATCCTGTGACCAATGGCCTATTGTTGCTGACGGCGGTGGTGTTTGTGGCTATGCAGATACTGCGGTTTGGTCAGGCAACGACAGCGCAGACCATTTATGATTTTGGTGGTATGTATGGGCTGATTGTAAAAGTGGATCCGACCCAGTTATGGCGCTTGATTTCGCCCATTTTTGTTCATATTGGCTGGGAGCATTTTCTTTTTAATAGCATGACTCTTTATGTTTTTGGTTATCAAATGGAAGCTATTTTCGGCTCAAAGCGCTTTTTTCTACTTTATCTTCTAGCAGGAGTGATGGGGAATCTATTTATTTTATTTTTAACCCCCAGTGCGGTAGCGGCGGGGGCCTCCACTTCCTTATTTGGCCTGTTTGGAGCTATGGTTGTCTTGCGTTTCCAGAGTCGTAACCCATACTTACAGCTCTTAGGACAACGCTATATCGCTCTGTTGCTCCTTAATCTTGCATTAGGCTTATTCAATCCAGAAATCAGCCTAGCTGGTCATGTCGGCGGTGCTGTGGGTGGTGCTATTGCTACTGTTTTCTTACCGACTACTAGTGAACCTTATCTCTTTACACATCAGCAAAGAAGAATGGCCTTGGGAGTTTATCTTCTTTTAGTAATTGGCTTAGTTGCCATTAGCCTTGGCCTATAA
- the ulaG gene encoding L-ascorbate 6-phosphate lactonase, which translates to MAKVNDITRESWILSTFPEWGTWLNEEIEEEIVPEGNFAMWWLGNCGIWLKTPGGANIVMDLWSARGKSTKKVKDMVRGHQMANMAGVRKLQPNLRVQPMVIDPFAINELDYYLVSHFHSDHIDINTAAAIVNNPKLDHVKFVGPYECGEIWKKWGVPEERIIIVKPGDSFEIKDMKVHAVESFDRTCLVTLPVEGADAQDGELAGLAVTDEEMARKAVNYVFETPGGTVYHGADSHFSNYFAKHGRDFKIDVALNNYGENPLGIQDKMTSIDLLRMAENLRAKVIIPVHYDIWSNFMASTDEILALWKMRKERLQYQFHPFIWEVGGKYTYPLDQDRIEYHHPRGFDDCFLEDSNIQFKALL; encoded by the coding sequence ATGGCGAAAGTCAATGACATTACAAGAGAATCATGGATTTTAAGCACATTCCCAGAATGGGGGACATGGCTCAATGAGGAGATTGAAGAAGAAATTGTTCCAGAAGGAAATTTCGCGATGTGGTGGCTAGGAAATTGTGGGATTTGGCTCAAAACACCAGGAGGAGCGAATATTGTTATGGATCTCTGGTCAGCGCGTGGAAAATCCACCAAAAAAGTGAAAGATATGGTACGTGGACACCAAATGGCCAATATGGCAGGAGTTCGCAAACTTCAACCAAATCTTCGCGTGCAACCAATGGTCATTGATCCATTTGCAATCAATGAGCTAGATTATTATCTTGTTTCTCATTTTCATAGCGATCATATCGATATCAATACAGCCGCAGCGATTGTGAATAATCCTAAATTGGACCATGTGAAATTTGTTGGACCGTATGAATGTGGTGAAATTTGGAAGAAATGGGGAGTACCGGAAGAGCGTATTATCATCGTAAAACCAGGTGATAGTTTTGAAATTAAAGACATGAAGGTACATGCAGTTGAGTCGTTTGACCGGACATGTTTAGTGACGCTTCCAGTAGAAGGTGCTGATGCTCAGGATGGTGAATTAGCAGGACTTGCTGTGACAGATGAAGAAATGGCGCGCAAGGCAGTAAACTATGTCTTTGAAACTCCAGGCGGAACCGTATACCACGGAGCAGATTCTCATTTCTCTAATTACTTTGCAAAACATGGTCGCGATTTCAAGATTGACGTTGCTTTGAACAATTATGGTGAAAATCCATTGGGAATCCAAGATAAGATGACGTCTATTGACCTACTTCGCATGGCTGAAAATCTTCGTGCAAAGGTCATTATCCCTGTTCACTATGATATTTGGTCTAATTTTATGGCTTCAACGGATGAAATTTTGGCCTTGTGGAAAATGCGAAAAGAACGGTTACAATATCAATTTCATCCATTCATCTGGGAAGTGGGTGGTAAATACACCTATCCGCTTGACCAAGACCGTATTGAATACCATCATCCTCGTGGCTTTGATGATTGCTTCTTAGAAGATTCCAATATTCAATTCAAGGCCTTGTTATAA
- the dapD gene encoding 2,3,4,5-tetrahydropyridine-2,6-dicarboxylate N-acetyltransferase, with product MTATKMNAQEIIQFIAQAEKKTTVKVTFEGELVAAVPETVVKLGNVLFGDWKDIAPLLAHLRENKDYVVEQDARNSAVPLLDKRAINARIEPGAIIRDQVSIGDNAVIMMGAVINIGAEIGEGTMIDMGAILGGRATVGKNSHIGAGAVLAGVIEPASAEPVRVGDNVLVGANAVVIEGVQIGSGSVVAAGAIVTQDVPENVVVAGVPARIIKEIDEKTQQKTALEDALRTL from the coding sequence ATGACAGCAACAAAAATGAACGCCCAAGAAATTATTCAATTTATTGCCCAAGCAGAGAAGAAGACAACCGTCAAAGTAACTTTTGAGGGAGAATTGGTAGCTGCAGTTCCTGAAACAGTTGTAAAACTTGGTAATGTCTTATTCGGTGATTGGAAAGATATTGCACCACTTCTTGCTCATTTGAGGGAAAATAAAGATTATGTAGTAGAGCAAGATGCGCGTAATTCAGCTGTTCCTTTGCTCGATAAACGTGCCATTAACGCTCGAATTGAACCAGGAGCTATTATCCGTGATCAAGTGTCAATTGGTGATAATGCCGTTATTATGATGGGGGCTGTCATCAATATTGGTGCTGAAATTGGTGAGGGAACAATGATTGATATGGGAGCCATTCTTGGTGGACGTGCCACAGTTGGGAAAAACAGCCACATCGGTGCGGGAGCTGTCTTAGCTGGTGTGATTGAGCCTGCTAGTGCAGAGCCTGTTCGCGTGGGTGATAATGTCTTAGTTGGTGCGAACGCTGTGGTAATTGAAGGCGTGCAGATTGGTAGTGGTTCTGTTGTGGCAGCAGGAGCCATTGTTACGCAAGATGTTCCTGAAAATGTCGTTGTGGCAGGAGTTCCCGCACGTATTATTAAAGAAATTGATGAAAAAACCCAACAAAAAACAGCCTTGGAAGATGCCCTTCGGACACTTTAG
- a CDS encoding L-ribulose-5-phosphate 4-epimerase has product MPKSLEKMRQRVYEANLALPKHGLVKFTWGNVSEVCRELERIVIKPSGVDYDKLSPENMVVTDLEGNVVEGTLNPSSDLATHVALYKAWPEIGAVVHTHSTEAVGWAQAGRDIPFYGTTHADYFYGPIPCARSLTADEVNTAYEKETGSVIIETFATRGIDPVAVPGIVVRNHGPFTWGKDPAQAVYHSVVLEEVAKMDRFTEQINPRVEAAPAYVMDKHYLRKHGPNAYYGQKEVAH; this is encoded by the coding sequence ATGCCAAAATCATTAGAAAAAATGCGTCAGCGGGTTTATGAGGCAAATTTAGCCTTGCCCAAGCATGGTTTGGTTAAGTTTACATGGGGAAATGTTTCAGAGGTCTGCCGTGAATTGGAACGGATTGTCATTAAACCATCAGGTGTGGATTATGACAAGTTAAGCCCTGAGAACATGGTAGTGACAGATTTGGAAGGAAATGTTGTTGAGGGAACTCTTAACCCTTCTTCTGACCTTGCAACCCATGTAGCACTCTATAAGGCTTGGCCTGAAATCGGTGCGGTTGTCCACACTCATTCAACAGAAGCAGTTGGTTGGGCGCAGGCTGGCCGTGATATTCCTTTTTATGGGACAACGCATGCGGATTATTTTTATGGTCCTATTCCTTGCGCTCGCTCATTAACCGCTGATGAAGTGAATACAGCCTATGAGAAGGAGACTGGAAGTGTCATCATTGAAACCTTTGCGACACGCGGCATTGATCCAGTAGCCGTACCTGGGATTGTTGTGCGCAATCATGGTCCTTTTACGTGGGGAAAAGATCCAGCGCAGGCTGTTTACCATTCGGTCGTATTAGAAGAAGTGGCGAAAATGGATCGGTTCACCGAGCAGATTAATCCTCGCGTGGAAGCAGCACCCGCCTATGTTATGGATAAGCATTACCTCAGAAAGCATGGTCCAAATGCATACTATGGTCAAAAGGAAGTGGCGCATTAA